The Papaver somniferum cultivar HN1 chromosome 3, ASM357369v1, whole genome shotgun sequence genome includes a region encoding these proteins:
- the LOC113358482 gene encoding probable inactive receptor kinase At4g23740 → METSSILVSVIFIFVLVVVNSDPAEDKQALLDFLSKTPHSRTLNWEKNSSVCNHWTGVNCSSDKSRIISLRLPGIGLNGQIPPNTLSRLTALQILSLRSNGLTGSFPSDFINLKNLSLLYLQFNKFSGSLPNDFSIWKNLTIINLSHNSFNGSIPFSLSNLTHLQALNLANNSLSGEIPDFNLPNLQQLLLANNSLSGIIPKSLQAFPKYSFYGNNVSYGNSSTPVDPYQSPVIPIPPNSTNSRQLSETALLGIIIGGSVLLILIVLGFLLFVCCFKRDDESGGLSGKLHKGLKSQGKTTAPGSQDGNVRLVFFEGCNYAFDLEDLLTASAEVLGKGTFGTAYKAVLEDATTVVVKRLKEVGVGKREFEQQLEVVGRIRHENVVQLRAYYYSKDERLMVYDFYSRGSVSALLHGKRGGDRVPLDWNTRLGIAIGAARGIAHIHTQNYGKLVHGNIKSSNIFLNSQNYGLVSDLGLTTLMNPVPPPISRAAGYRAPEVVDTRQAAQPSDVYSYGVLLLELLTGKSPVHTTGGDEVIHLVRWVQSVVREEWTAEVFDIELMRYPNIEEEMVEMLQIAMTCVVRTPEQRPKMSEVVKMVEDIRRADTDIRTSSETKSESSPPRPPAGGY, encoded by the exons ATGGAAACTTCTTCCATTCTTGTCTCTGTGATTTTCATTTTTGTATTAGTTGTAGTTAATTCAGATCCAGCTGAAGATAAACAAGCTTTACTAGATTTTCTAAGTAAAACCCCTCATTCAAGAACCTTAAATTGGGAGAAGAATTCCAGTGTCTGCAACCACTGGACTGGAGTCAATTGTAGTTCGGATAAGTCCAGAATCATATCCCTCAGGTTACCTGGGATTGGATTGAACGGTCAGATTCCACCAAATACACTCAGTAGACTTACTGCTCTTCAGATCTTAAGTCTCAGATCTAATGGTCTTACTGGGTCTTTTCCTTCTGATTTTATCAACTTGAAAAACTTGTCTCTTCTTTACCTTCAGTTTAACAAGTTTTCTGGTTCATTACCAAATGATTTTTCTATTTGGAAGAATCTTACTATTATTAATCTTTCTCATAATAGTTTTAATGGGAGCATTCCTTTTTCACTATCGAATCTTACTCATTTACAAGCTCTGAATCTTGCTAATAATTCTCTCTCAGGTGAAATTCCTGATTTCAATCTTCCAAATCTTCAGCAACTACTCTTGGCTAATAATAGTTTGTCTGGAATCATTCCAAAATCTCTGCAGGCTTTTCCTAAGTATTCATTTTATGGTAATAATGTGTCTTATGGTAATTCATCCACACCCGTTGATCCATATCAATCACCCGTTATACCGATTCCTCCGAACTCAACAAATTCAAGACAGCTTAGTGAAACCGCATTACTTGGAATTATAATTGGCGGTTCTGTTCTGCTGATTCTGATTGTACTTGGGTTTCTGctgtttgtttgttgtttcaaaAGAGATGATGAAAGTGGTGGGCTCTCAGGGAAATTGCACAAGGGGTTAAAATCTCAAGGGAAAACTACGGCTCCAGGTAGTCAAGATGGAAATGTCAGACTTGTGTTCTTTGAGGGCTGTAACTATGCGTTTGATTTAGAGGATTTGTTAACAGCTTCCGCGGAAGTTCTTGGGAAAGGAACATTTGGTACTGCTTACAAAGCGGTACTTGAGGACGCAACAACTGTTGTTGTGAAGAGATTGAAGGAAGTGGGTGTTGGAAAGCGAGAATTTGAGCAGCAGTTGGAGGTTGTTGGCAGAATTCGCCATGAAAATGTTGTTCAACTAAGAGCCTACTATTATTCCAAGGATGAGAGGCTTATGGTGTATGACTTTTACAGTCGAGGAAGTGTATCTGCTCTCTTACATG GAAAAAGAGGAGGAGATAGAGTTCCTCTAGACTGGAATACACGTCTTGGAATTGCAATTGGTGCAGCACGAGGGATTGCTCATATTCACACACAGAATTATGGGAAACTTGTTCATGGAAACATTAAATCATCCAACATATTCCTCAACTCTCAAAACTATGGTTTAGTATCTGATTTGGGTTTAACAACCCTAATGAACCCAGTTCCCCCACCTATATCACGCGCCGCCGGATACCGAGCTCCAGAGGTTGTAGACACACGACAAGCAGCTCAGCCATCAGATGTTTACAGCTACGGAGTCTTACTACTTGAACTCCTTACCGGGAAATCTCCCGTTCACACAACAGGTGGCGATGAGGTAATTCACTTAGTTCGCTGGGTACAATCTGTAGTTCGCGAGGAATGGACAGCTGAAGTTTTTGATATCGAACTAATGAGGTACCCTAATATAGAGGAAGAAATGGTGGAAATGTTACAGATAGCAATGACTTGTGTTGTAAGAACGCCAG